In Fervidobacterium nodosum Rt17-B1, one genomic interval encodes:
- a CDS encoding tetratricopeptide repeat protein: protein MIIRLILGLESKFIFDIDEETPILVILRDLFYSGDWRNLKKDIEELKELYESVEILEKIEEKIVLLNELVYEPIVWTEVKEFLEKYGLTPENMLHATADGLYELAIEYADKNQIEVAKDILKFAMRLDKNYAPAYEFFGSLLLEEGDIEGAIKYLNRSIELDPWLIQSYSMIGEAYYNIGNYEKAVEYWEKEIAISPSNTFTYFMISDAYTKIGKLEKAIEILEKYREESENSIIALYELAELYRKKGNEEKAKEYESLIMEIDPQKDPNGIEIWAKVHLKKGNYDKVISVIENAIKANPEAKHLNLVLAVAYVKTNQIEKARRVVEELKDDNFWYLYGKREFFDELLTNSEKELCGIK from the coding sequence ATGATTATAAGACTTATCTTGGGCTTAGAAAGCAAATTTATTTTTGATATTGATGAAGAAACGCCCATTCTTGTTATTTTACGAGATCTTTTCTATTCTGGTGATTGGAGAAATTTAAAGAAAGATATCGAAGAGCTTAAAGAGTTATATGAAAGTGTAGAAATTCTTGAAAAGATAGAAGAAAAAATCGTATTGTTGAATGAACTCGTTTACGAACCTATCGTTTGGACAGAAGTTAAGGAATTTCTTGAAAAATATGGTTTGACCCCAGAAAATATGTTACATGCCACAGCCGATGGGCTTTACGAATTAGCAATAGAATATGCAGACAAGAATCAAATCGAAGTTGCAAAAGATATTTTAAAATTCGCAATGAGGCTAGACAAAAATTACGCTCCTGCCTATGAATTTTTCGGTTCATTGTTACTAGAAGAAGGAGACATCGAAGGAGCGATAAAGTATTTAAATAGATCTATCGAACTTGACCCTTGGCTTATTCAATCTTACTCAATGATAGGCGAGGCATATTACAACATTGGTAACTATGAAAAAGCTGTAGAATACTGGGAAAAAGAAATCGCAATTTCGCCATCTAATACATTTACCTATTTCATGATTTCGGATGCTTACACGAAAATAGGAAAACTCGAAAAAGCGATAGAGATTTTGGAAAAGTACAGAGAAGAGTCAGAAAATAGTATTATAGCCCTTTACGAGCTCGCAGAATTATACAGAAAGAAAGGTAATGAAGAGAAGGCAAAAGAGTACGAATCCTTAATTATGGAAATAGACCCACAAAAAGATCCAAATGGCATCGAAATCTGGGCGAAAGTACATTTGAAAAAAGGGAATTACGACAAGGTAATATCGGTAATAGAAAATGCAATAAAAGCTAATCCAGAAGCCAAACATCTGAATTTAGTATTGGCGGTAGCGTACGTAAAAACAAATCAGATAGAAAAAGCAAGACGGGTTGTTGAAGAATTGAAAGACGATAATTTCTGGTACTTGTATGGTAAACGTGAATTCTTCGATGAGCTTTTGACAAATAGTGAAAAGGAATTGTGTGGTATAAAATGA
- the trmB gene encoding tRNA (guanosine(46)-N7)-methyltransferase TrmB, with product MLILIELFNKEVKPAFSEYFPLNWQEIFGNKNGIIVEIGFGGGEYLQSYASHYPEKNFVGFEVSITSMKKANNRLKEFPNVRLIIADARFGMREFFGPKSVEKVIMNFPIPWDKKSHERRRVIIPEFFDTLANILDDGGIFELATDVEWYAKQTIEIATEKGYFELESFVENSDREIKTRYEQKWIKYGRNIYLLRLKKIKHIEVERLIGGIHEMPHEKVRINEEKFKELHGKIFKENASVVVVKGIYKSTSNDAYLIKVISSDKDFQQHYYLVAYPEEDRNSNWIIKLDSSSNPYRTPAVKFSVKAIAEFLEGN from the coding sequence GTGTTAATTTTGATAGAGCTTTTTAACAAAGAGGTAAAACCCGCTTTTTCTGAATATTTCCCATTAAATTGGCAAGAGATATTTGGTAATAAAAATGGAATTATCGTTGAAATAGGCTTCGGTGGTGGCGAATATTTGCAAAGTTACGCCTCACATTATCCAGAAAAAAACTTTGTAGGTTTTGAAGTTTCCATAACCTCAATGAAAAAAGCAAATAACAGACTTAAAGAGTTTCCAAATGTTAGATTAATCATAGCCGATGCAAGATTTGGAATGCGTGAGTTTTTTGGTCCAAAATCTGTCGAGAAGGTCATTATGAATTTCCCAATTCCTTGGGATAAAAAGTCCCATGAAAGAAGAAGAGTCATAATTCCTGAGTTTTTTGATACGCTTGCCAACATTCTCGATGATGGAGGAATATTCGAATTAGCAACAGATGTTGAGTGGTACGCTAAACAAACAATTGAAATTGCTACCGAAAAAGGATATTTCGAGTTAGAAAGTTTTGTGGAAAATTCTGACAGAGAAATTAAAACGCGCTACGAACAAAAATGGATAAAATACGGAAGGAATATTTATTTGCTAAGACTGAAAAAAATAAAGCACATAGAAGTTGAAAGATTGATTGGAGGTATTCATGAAATGCCCCACGAAAAAGTTAGAATAAATGAAGAAAAATTTAAGGAATTACATGGAAAAATTTTTAAGGAAAATGCATCTGTCGTGGTTGTTAAAGGTATTTACAAATCGACATCAAACGATGCCTATTTGATAAAAGTAATATCATCGGATAAAGATTTTCAACAACATTATTACTTAGTCGCTTACCCAGAAGAAGATAGAAATTCAAACTGGATAATAAAGTTAGATAGCTCATCAAATCCTTATCGAACACCAGCTGTAAAATTCTCTGTCAAGGCAATAGCCGAATTTTTGGAAGGAAATTAA
- a CDS encoding NAD(P)H-dependent glycerol-3-phosphate dehydrogenase: protein MRYFILGAGSWGCTIAQLLKENGHDVLLWAHTNELAQKLNTSKTMPHIDANLDVYVTSDISIGKEFDVIVIATPTQFIRNVLKMIDYKPSIVLNLSKGIEIATGKRISEIVHEILGCEYAILSGPSHAEEVAKKLPTAVVVAGSNAEVFQKEFSNEYFRVYTHDDVTGIELAGALKNVIAIAAGIVDGLGGWDNAKAALITRGLYEMIKFGMHFDANPLTFMGLAGLGDLVVTCNSKHSRNRRYGEMLTKEFDPINLLQASKEVVEGAYTCKAIIENYGHKFDLPIMKEVYEVIYNKKSPLESIKSLMNRTLKVEMEEVKKWLEKNLKD, encoded by the coding sequence ATGCGATATTTTATTTTAGGTGCTGGAAGCTGGGGTTGTACAATCGCACAATTACTTAAAGAAAATGGTCATGACGTTCTTTTATGGGCACATACCAACGAGCTTGCCCAAAAGTTAAATACATCGAAAACTATGCCACACATAGACGCTAATTTAGATGTATATGTAACCAGTGATATCTCCATTGGCAAAGAGTTCGATGTCATTGTAATAGCAACACCGACGCAGTTTATAAGAAATGTACTAAAGATGATTGATTATAAACCAAGTATTGTACTGAATCTTTCTAAAGGAATAGAGATAGCAACCGGAAAAAGAATATCTGAAATTGTGCATGAAATTTTAGGTTGTGAATATGCTATTTTATCGGGTCCATCACATGCTGAAGAAGTTGCGAAAAAGCTTCCAACAGCTGTTGTTGTTGCTGGAAGTAACGCAGAAGTTTTCCAAAAAGAATTTTCAAATGAATATTTTAGAGTCTACACCCACGATGATGTAACTGGCATTGAACTCGCCGGTGCTTTAAAGAACGTTATAGCCATCGCTGCCGGTATAGTAGATGGACTTGGAGGATGGGATAACGCAAAAGCTGCGCTTATTACACGCGGTTTGTACGAAATGATAAAATTTGGTATGCATTTTGATGCGAATCCATTAACGTTCATGGGACTTGCTGGATTAGGCGACTTGGTTGTTACATGTAATAGCAAACATAGTCGAAATAGACGCTATGGTGAAATGCTAACAAAAGAGTTTGACCCTATAAATTTACTACAAGCAAGTAAGGAAGTTGTTGAAGGAGCGTACACTTGCAAAGCAATAATCGAAAATTACGGTCACAAATTCGACCTTCCTATAATGAAGGAAGTCTATGAGGTAATTTACAATAAAAAGTCACCACTTGAATCTATAAAATCTTTGATGAATCGTACATTAAAAGTGGAGATGGAGGAAGTAAAAAAATGGCTGGAGAAAAATTTGAAAGATTAG
- the rlmB gene encoding 23S rRNA (guanosine(2251)-2'-O)-methyltransferase RlmB, with product MIVYGRNVLKEILTSNHPVKLIYFSDSHDKELDKLIEQVKERKLPYTIAPKNVLKKLCGEEKNQGVVIDIGDFQYADESYLPENPFIVLLDQVQDPQNLGAIVRTAVAAGVNMVVLTKDNSAHVTPGSIKASAGTIFRIPIVITVNLARYIEKLKDKGVWIYGADMRGKPLWEVKLERPLGIVFGNEGSGIRQLVKESCDELVSIPMKTPIDSLNVSVSAGILIYEVLRREMGG from the coding sequence GTGATAGTATACGGTAGGAATGTACTAAAAGAAATATTGACAAGCAACCACCCAGTAAAGTTAATTTACTTTTCGGATTCACACGATAAGGAACTAGATAAGTTAATTGAACAAGTAAAAGAAAGAAAATTACCGTACACCATAGCACCAAAAAATGTCTTAAAAAAACTCTGTGGTGAGGAAAAAAATCAAGGGGTTGTTATAGATATTGGCGATTTCCAATATGCTGACGAAAGCTACTTACCAGAAAACCCATTTATAGTTTTATTAGACCAAGTTCAAGATCCGCAAAATCTTGGAGCCATTGTTCGAACAGCTGTAGCCGCAGGTGTCAATATGGTTGTACTGACGAAAGATAATAGCGCACATGTTACGCCGGGTTCAATTAAAGCATCGGCTGGTACTATTTTTAGAATACCGATAGTTATAACCGTTAATCTCGCAAGATACATTGAGAAATTGAAAGATAAAGGTGTATGGATATACGGTGCCGACATGCGTGGTAAACCACTTTGGGAAGTAAAACTTGAAAGACCTTTAGGCATTGTGTTTGGTAACGAGGGAAGTGGAATTAGACAACTTGTGAAAGAGTCCTGTGATGAACTTGTTTCAATACCGATGAAGACCCCTATAGATTCACTGAATGTCTCTGTAAGTGCTGGTATATTAATATACGAAGTACTTAGAAGAGAGATGGGTGGATGA
- a CDS encoding bifunctional ADP-dependent NAD(P)H-hydrate dehydratase/NAD(P)H-hydrate epimerase: MVVVTSQEMRELEKCAIEKFEMTEEILMERAGISTVQAIWNEYGSLSEKNFVVICGPGNNGGDGYVIARDILNYTEAVRVITLGEPKTEVSKINRNRFLKHGGIIYKYEELGLEKTIEMISSADIVIDAIFGTGLKREITDESIANLIEAINIYSNCVVSVDIPSGIDTDTGEILGSAVQATMTVTFGFPKPGHLLFPGRDLIGKLKIAKIGIPSQTFLSESFKRFLITGENLKKPLRPRWAHKKSFGEVIIIGGSKQYIGAPVLSALAAQKTGAGMVKIIGPSEVCDIALSYDPSLICYRMDSVSKDFVSSVVKNCSENSVIVVGPGWGQDNFDEKINILSFIITEIQNPVIIDADALNILSSNVDILKQKEITKSILLTPHPGEFSRITKLSTKEVKGNYTLAERFSEEYQVITVLKDATTIVTDGNTTFFNISGNTSLAKAGSGDILSGIIGSLISQHLDPLEAVKTSVYIFGIAGEMIQAEGFNSSYDVISKLPEAFSKI, translated from the coding sequence ATGGTTGTTGTAACTTCCCAAGAAATGCGTGAATTAGAGAAATGTGCTATAGAAAAGTTTGAGATGACAGAAGAAATTCTCATGGAAAGAGCTGGTATTTCAACTGTCCAAGCAATTTGGAACGAGTATGGTAGTCTATCAGAAAAAAACTTCGTTGTGATATGTGGCCCAGGTAACAATGGTGGCGATGGTTATGTAATAGCTCGTGATATACTGAATTATACAGAGGCAGTAAGGGTTATAACCTTAGGTGAACCCAAAACAGAAGTTTCAAAAATTAATAGAAATAGATTTCTCAAACACGGTGGCATAATTTATAAATACGAAGAACTCGGATTAGAAAAAACTATTGAGATGATTTCAAGCGCAGACATCGTTATTGATGCAATATTTGGAACAGGATTAAAAAGGGAAATAACGGATGAAAGTATAGCTAACTTGATTGAAGCGATAAACATTTATTCAAATTGCGTAGTATCTGTTGACATACCTTCAGGAATAGACACTGATACAGGAGAAATTTTAGGTTCGGCCGTTCAAGCAACTATGACTGTCACTTTTGGATTTCCAAAGCCCGGTCATCTTCTCTTCCCGGGGAGAGACCTAATAGGTAAGCTTAAAATTGCGAAAATAGGTATACCTTCCCAGACTTTTTTATCTGAATCATTCAAAAGATTTCTAATAACAGGTGAAAATTTAAAGAAACCTCTTCGACCAAGGTGGGCTCATAAAAAAAGCTTTGGTGAAGTGATAATAATAGGTGGTTCAAAACAGTATATCGGTGCTCCCGTGTTATCTGCGTTAGCGGCTCAGAAGACTGGCGCTGGGATGGTTAAAATTATAGGTCCTTCTGAAGTATGTGATATTGCCCTTAGCTATGATCCTTCTTTAATTTGCTACAGAATGGATTCGGTAAGTAAAGATTTCGTAAGCTCCGTTGTTAAGAACTGCTCGGAAAATTCTGTTATCGTTGTGGGTCCTGGATGGGGTCAAGATAATTTTGATGAAAAAATCAATATATTATCTTTTATTATAACTGAAATTCAAAATCCAGTTATTATTGATGCGGATGCGTTAAACATCCTATCATCAAATGTTGATATATTAAAACAAAAAGAAATCACAAAAAGTATTTTACTAACTCCTCATCCCGGTGAGTTTTCCAGAATAACTAAACTTAGTACAAAGGAAGTTAAGGGAAATTACACGCTCGCAGAGAGATTTTCTGAGGAATATCAAGTAATTACTGTACTAAAAGATGCAACAACAATTGTAACTGACGGCAACACAACATTCTTCAACATATCAGGTAACACATCTCTCGCCAAAGCCGGGAGTGGAGATATTCTTTCTGGAATTATTGGATCTTTAATATCTCAACATCTTGATCCACTTGAAGCGGTAAAGACAAGTGTGTACATTTTTGGGATAGCTGGTGAGATGATACAAGCGGAAGGCTTTAATAGTAGTTACGATGTCATTTCTAAATTACCAGAAGCATTTTCAAAAATTTAG
- a CDS encoding lytic transglycosylase domain-containing protein: MKEGKVKMRHMALLAFLSIIVFLFLLTQYFPLKYYDIIVQNCKSLDPLLVISVIKTESSFRENAESSLGAYGLMQLMPETAEWLNKKFKTNYDYKIPEDNIALGCLYLNYLMEKDGDIYKALVHYNTGPYASDEIKNDAGERYIKKVMRNYKLYKFLYRR; encoded by the coding sequence ATGAAAGAGGGAAAAGTAAAGATGCGACATATGGCTTTGCTTGCTTTTCTAAGCATTATAGTTTTTCTTTTTTTACTAACACAGTATTTTCCATTAAAATATTATGACATAATTGTTCAAAATTGTAAGTCTTTAGATCCTTTACTTGTTATAAGTGTGATAAAAACTGAAAGTAGTTTTAGGGAAAATGCCGAATCAAGTTTAGGGGCTTATGGTTTGATGCAACTAATGCCTGAAACAGCGGAATGGCTAAATAAAAAGTTTAAAACAAATTATGATTATAAAATTCCAGAAGATAATATCGCTCTTGGCTGTTTGTATCTTAATTATCTTATGGAAAAAGACGGTGATATTTACAAAGCTCTCGTTCATTACAACACAGGACCGTACGCATCAGATGAAATTAAAAACGACGCTGGTGAAAGATATATAAAAAAAGTTATGAGAAACTATAAGCTTTATAAATTCTTATACAGGAGATGA
- a CDS encoding prepilin peptidase, with translation MKYVISFILGAIFGSFANVLIYRPIAGLKLNEPRFSVCPNCKNRIRWYDNIPILSYIILGGKCRYCKSKISIRYPIIEILYAIVFTLNAIFFPLDISIVLNIIFTVSVPAVFIDFKKMLLPDYTWIVILISSFYSNVAHFKENILLDTFGALITLVILLLLKIRYKDGIGEGDIFLFPVVAFSTGFIFMPLLLLISSVSGIIFSFLKKNKLIPFGPFILISGYILTIFRYSIFL, from the coding sequence ATGAAGTATGTTATCTCATTCATACTAGGTGCTATATTTGGTAGTTTTGCTAATGTTTTAATATATAGACCTATTGCGGGGCTCAAATTAAATGAGCCTCGCTTTTCAGTCTGTCCAAATTGCAAAAATAGAATAAGATGGTATGATAACATACCTATATTAAGTTATATTATTCTTGGCGGGAAATGTAGATATTGTAAAAGTAAGATAAGCATAAGGTATCCAATTATAGAGATTTTATACGCCATAGTGTTTACACTAAATGCTATATTTTTCCCTCTTGATATCTCCATAGTGCTAAACATTATTTTCACTGTTTCCGTTCCGGCCGTATTCATTGATTTTAAAAAAATGCTCTTGCCAGATTACACATGGATAGTGATTTTAATATCATCTTTCTACTCAAATGTTGCTCATTTTAAAGAAAATATTTTGCTAGACACTTTCGGTGCTCTAATTACTTTAGTAATTCTTTTGCTTCTTAAAATAAGATACAAAGACGGCATAGGTGAAGGTGACATATTTCTCTTTCCAGTAGTTGCTTTTTCAACAGGATTTATTTTCATGCCTCTGCTCCTTCTAATTTCTTCTGTTTCAGGTATAATTTTTTCTTTTCTAAAGAAAAACAAACTCATTCCTTTCGGTCCATTTATACTTATAAGTGGTTATATTTTAACAATATTTAGATATTCAATATTCTTATAG
- the mazG gene encoding nucleoside triphosphate pyrophosphohydrolase, whose protein sequence is MAGEKFERLVEIMATLRGENGCDWDKAQTHESLKPYLIEEAYEVLNAIDLKDDEELKEELGDVLLQVVFHSQIAKERGVFNIDDVIDTLNDKLVRRHPHVFGDAQGYSYARWEEIKAKEKGEKKRTSIGDVNHALPGLSLARRVQENAAGVGFDWTKIEDVWNKVHEEIDELKNAKSPEEVEEEVGDLLFAIVNLSRFLNVDPETAIRKATEKFISRFEKMEKLIEMDNKKVEELNLEELDEYWNKVKENR, encoded by the coding sequence ATGGCTGGAGAAAAATTTGAAAGATTAGTCGAAATAATGGCTACACTTAGAGGAGAAAATGGCTGCGATTGGGATAAAGCTCAGACACATGAATCTTTAAAGCCATACCTTATCGAAGAAGCTTACGAAGTATTAAACGCAATAGATTTGAAAGATGATGAAGAGTTAAAAGAAGAATTAGGTGATGTACTGTTACAGGTTGTTTTTCACTCACAAATCGCGAAAGAACGTGGGGTTTTTAACATAGATGATGTTATAGACACCTTGAACGATAAGTTAGTAAGAAGACATCCGCACGTTTTTGGTGATGCTCAAGGTTATTCATATGCACGTTGGGAAGAAATAAAGGCAAAAGAAAAAGGTGAAAAGAAAAGAACAAGTATTGGAGATGTGAATCACGCGCTACCTGGATTATCACTTGCAAGAAGAGTCCAAGAAAACGCTGCTGGTGTTGGTTTTGACTGGACAAAAATTGAAGACGTATGGAACAAGGTTCATGAAGAAATCGATGAACTTAAAAACGCAAAATCACCAGAAGAAGTTGAAGAAGAAGTCGGCGATTTGTTATTTGCCATAGTTAACTTATCAAGATTCTTAAATGTTGACCCCGAAACAGCCATTCGAAAGGCCACAGAGAAATTCATTAGCAGATTTGAAAAGATGGAAAAGTTAATCGAAATGGATAATAAAAAAGTAGAAGAATTAAACCTCGAAGAACTTGACGAATATTGGAATAAAGTAAAAGAAAATAGATAA